A stretch of Rhododendron vialii isolate Sample 1 chromosome 4a, ASM3025357v1 DNA encodes these proteins:
- the LOC131321837 gene encoding serine/threonine-protein kinase RHS3-like isoform X2: MSSEGPCEPRKMDQVVKSTTSSSSNPQDDPNQREQIPKTRVNISHNFPSGLGHVDDPLSKTSPNSDGDPCPLASPKIPDADSNPDSKADLFTKTGNSVTNPCPLPSPRMATNTELLISTSTGAAATTTQPLNAKAGDAKGSQQFTNFGRGGGNGTRSDSLESSSAPLKPHTGGDGRWDAISLASSKDSPLGLSHFRLLKRIGYGDIGSVYLVELRGTNTYFAMKVMDKGSLASRNKLLRAQTEREILGLLDHPFLPTLYTYFETDKFYCLVMEFCSGGNLHTLRQKQPNKYFTEEASRFFASEVLLALEYLHMLGIVYRDLKPENVLVRDEGHIMLSDFDLSLRCSVSPTLVKSSSVHVGGSGSAGGILDDKYAVQSCIQPSHFLPRILPTKKNRKSKSDFGLFVGGSLPELMAEPTNVRSMSFVGTHEYLAPEIIRGEGHGSAVDWWTFGVFLYELLHGTTPFKGAGNRATLFNVVGQPLRFPETPQVSSMARDLIRGLLVKEPHKRIAYKRGATEIKQHPFFEGVNWALVRSAIPPHIPEPVDFGQFASKETTAQSDKKMAEMGADHRNKNSSHDSSYVEFEYF; this comes from the exons ATGTCATCAGAAGGACCATGTGAACCAAGGAAAATGGATCAGGTTGTCAAGAGTACCACCAGTTCATCCTCGAACCCACAAGATGATCCTAACCAAAGAGAGCAAATACCTAAAACAAGGGTCAATATAAGCCATAATTTTCCATCTGGTCTTGGACATGTGGATGATCCACTTTCCAAAACTTCGCCAAATTCAGATGGCGATCCATGTCCATTGGCAAGTCCAAAGATACCTGATGCAGATAGCAATCCAGATTCCAAAGCGGACCTATTTACAAAGACAGGAAATTCTGTGACTAATCCATGCCCTTTACCAAGTCCAAGGATGGCAACAAATACCGAACTCCTTATATCGACCTCAACAGGGGCAGCCGCAACAACAACACAACCGTTAAATGCAAAGGCAGGTGATGCTAAGGGTAGCCAACAGTTTACCAATTTTGGCCGGGGAGGCGGCAATGGCACCCGTAGTGACAGCTTAGAGAGCTCCAGTGCACCCCTTAAGCCCCACACTGGGGGAGATGGTCGATGGGATGCCATTAGCTTGGCTTCTTCCAAAGATTCCCCTCTTGGTCTTAGCCACTTTAGACTACTGAAGCGGATCGGATATGGAGACATAGGAAGTGTCTATCTTGTTGAGCTCAGGGGAACCAATACCTACTTTGCTATGAAAGTCATGGACAAGGGGTCTCTTGCAAGTAGAAACAAGCTTCTTCGTGCTCAGACAGAGAGGGAGATTCTTGGTCTTCTTGACCACCCATTTCTGCCTACTTTGTATACCTATTTTGAGACAGATAAATTTTATTGCTTGGTCATGGAGTTCTGCAGTGGAGGTAATCTTCACACTCTTAGACAAAAGCAACCAAACAAGTACTTCACAGAGGAAGCTTCTAG GTTTTTTGCATCAGAGGTGTTGTTGGCACTAGAGTATCTGCACATGCTGGGCATTGTATACAGGGATCTGAAGCCAGAAAATGTGCTAGTAAGAGATGAGGGTCATATCATGCTCTCTGACTTTGATCTATCACTTCGTTGCTCTGTCAGTCCAACTCTTGTCAAGTCTTCTTCAGTACATGTTGGCGGCAGTGGCAGTGCTGGTGGCATTTTGGATGACAAGTATGCAGTACAAAGTTGTATCCAACCATCACATTTTCTTCCTCGCATTCTGCCTACGAAGAAGAATCGCAAATCCAAGTCAGATTTTGGCCTCTTTGTTGGAGGTTCTCTCCCAGAACTAATGGCAGAGCCCACTAACGTGCGGTCAATGTCATTCGTCGGGACCCACGAATATCTAGCTCCAGAGATTATACGAGGAGAGGGCCATGGTAGTGCAGTGGACTGGTGGACGTTTGGCGTCTTCTTGTATGAGCTATTGCACGGGACAACCCCTTTCAAGGGCGCTGGAAATCGGGCTACGCTTTTCAATGTTGTAGGCCAGCCATTACGGTTTCCAGAAACTCCGCAAGTGAGTTCTATGGCACGTGATCTTATACGTGGGCTCTTGGTTAAGGAACCGCATAAGCGAATCGCATATAAAAGGGGTGCAACAGAAATAAAGCAACACCCATTCTTTGAGGGTGTGAACTGGGCTTTGGTGAGGAGTGCCATCCCTCCCCACATACCCGAGCCTGTAGACTTTGGGCAGTTTGCTAGTAAAGAGACAACAGCCCAATCAGACAAGAAAATGGCAGAAATGGGGGCTGATCATAGAAACAAGAATAGTTCCCATGATTCTTCGTATGTTGAGTTTGAGTACTTTTAG
- the LOC131321837 gene encoding serine/threonine-protein kinase RHS3-like isoform X1, which translates to MLKILISYMSSEGPCEPRKMDQVVKSTTSSSSNPQDDPNQREQIPKTRVNISHNFPSGLGHVDDPLSKTSPNSDGDPCPLASPKIPDADSNPDSKADLFTKTGNSVTNPCPLPSPRMATNTELLISTSTGAAATTTQPLNAKAGDAKGSQQFTNFGRGGGNGTRSDSLESSSAPLKPHTGGDGRWDAISLASSKDSPLGLSHFRLLKRIGYGDIGSVYLVELRGTNTYFAMKVMDKGSLASRNKLLRAQTEREILGLLDHPFLPTLYTYFETDKFYCLVMEFCSGGNLHTLRQKQPNKYFTEEASRFFASEVLLALEYLHMLGIVYRDLKPENVLVRDEGHIMLSDFDLSLRCSVSPTLVKSSSVHVGGSGSAGGILDDKYAVQSCIQPSHFLPRILPTKKNRKSKSDFGLFVGGSLPELMAEPTNVRSMSFVGTHEYLAPEIIRGEGHGSAVDWWTFGVFLYELLHGTTPFKGAGNRATLFNVVGQPLRFPETPQVSSMARDLIRGLLVKEPHKRIAYKRGATEIKQHPFFEGVNWALVRSAIPPHIPEPVDFGQFASKETTAQSDKKMAEMGADHRNKNSSHDSSYVEFEYF; encoded by the exons atgttgaaaattttg ATAAGCTACATGTCATCAGAAGGACCATGTGAACCAAGGAAAATGGATCAGGTTGTCAAGAGTACCACCAGTTCATCCTCGAACCCACAAGATGATCCTAACCAAAGAGAGCAAATACCTAAAACAAGGGTCAATATAAGCCATAATTTTCCATCTGGTCTTGGACATGTGGATGATCCACTTTCCAAAACTTCGCCAAATTCAGATGGCGATCCATGTCCATTGGCAAGTCCAAAGATACCTGATGCAGATAGCAATCCAGATTCCAAAGCGGACCTATTTACAAAGACAGGAAATTCTGTGACTAATCCATGCCCTTTACCAAGTCCAAGGATGGCAACAAATACCGAACTCCTTATATCGACCTCAACAGGGGCAGCCGCAACAACAACACAACCGTTAAATGCAAAGGCAGGTGATGCTAAGGGTAGCCAACAGTTTACCAATTTTGGCCGGGGAGGCGGCAATGGCACCCGTAGTGACAGCTTAGAGAGCTCCAGTGCACCCCTTAAGCCCCACACTGGGGGAGATGGTCGATGGGATGCCATTAGCTTGGCTTCTTCCAAAGATTCCCCTCTTGGTCTTAGCCACTTTAGACTACTGAAGCGGATCGGATATGGAGACATAGGAAGTGTCTATCTTGTTGAGCTCAGGGGAACCAATACCTACTTTGCTATGAAAGTCATGGACAAGGGGTCTCTTGCAAGTAGAAACAAGCTTCTTCGTGCTCAGACAGAGAGGGAGATTCTTGGTCTTCTTGACCACCCATTTCTGCCTACTTTGTATACCTATTTTGAGACAGATAAATTTTATTGCTTGGTCATGGAGTTCTGCAGTGGAGGTAATCTTCACACTCTTAGACAAAAGCAACCAAACAAGTACTTCACAGAGGAAGCTTCTAG GTTTTTTGCATCAGAGGTGTTGTTGGCACTAGAGTATCTGCACATGCTGGGCATTGTATACAGGGATCTGAAGCCAGAAAATGTGCTAGTAAGAGATGAGGGTCATATCATGCTCTCTGACTTTGATCTATCACTTCGTTGCTCTGTCAGTCCAACTCTTGTCAAGTCTTCTTCAGTACATGTTGGCGGCAGTGGCAGTGCTGGTGGCATTTTGGATGACAAGTATGCAGTACAAAGTTGTATCCAACCATCACATTTTCTTCCTCGCATTCTGCCTACGAAGAAGAATCGCAAATCCAAGTCAGATTTTGGCCTCTTTGTTGGAGGTTCTCTCCCAGAACTAATGGCAGAGCCCACTAACGTGCGGTCAATGTCATTCGTCGGGACCCACGAATATCTAGCTCCAGAGATTATACGAGGAGAGGGCCATGGTAGTGCAGTGGACTGGTGGACGTTTGGCGTCTTCTTGTATGAGCTATTGCACGGGACAACCCCTTTCAAGGGCGCTGGAAATCGGGCTACGCTTTTCAATGTTGTAGGCCAGCCATTACGGTTTCCAGAAACTCCGCAAGTGAGTTCTATGGCACGTGATCTTATACGTGGGCTCTTGGTTAAGGAACCGCATAAGCGAATCGCATATAAAAGGGGTGCAACAGAAATAAAGCAACACCCATTCTTTGAGGGTGTGAACTGGGCTTTGGTGAGGAGTGCCATCCCTCCCCACATACCCGAGCCTGTAGACTTTGGGCAGTTTGCTAGTAAAGAGACAACAGCCCAATCAGACAAGAAAATGGCAGAAATGGGGGCTGATCATAGAAACAAGAATAGTTCCCATGATTCTTCGTATGTTGAGTTTGAGTACTTTTAG